The Alnus glutinosa chromosome 3, dhAlnGlut1.1, whole genome shotgun sequence nucleotide sequence AGGACATGGATGTGCCAGTCGTAGTGTCGGAATACATGCATCAGAACCTCGGCGGTAAGTGCATCGTGGAAGTCATACAAACGGAGGGTCATCATCCACAGTACTTGAGCACGCTGGAAATCGTAATTCCCATGATTCTCAGGCATATTCTTTACAATATTAGTGCATGATCAATGTTTGTGCATGCTTGCTTTTGTTACTAGTTTGTGTTAATTTTCTCTAGTATGGAAGGCTGCAAACCTCTTGCAGCTTGTGTGATTCAACAATATTTAGCCTCATTTCTCGTCTTGAGGGACCATAGCAGTGGCAAAGAGATGGGACTAAATCTTTAATTGCCTTGCTTTTCTTTGCCCTGGCTACTAAATCTTTAGTTCATGAATCATTAATTATGACTTAAAAAGTGTAAGGCTGATTAATTAGTGAGGTTTTAAGAACTTCATACAACTAAGGACCAATCATTCCATTAATTTGTGTTGTCAGCAAGAAGGCAACGCGGATCTATGCTTTCTATCTTTCAATTGGATATGAATTGCTTGTATATGTGTTTGAAAGCCTCAAGATTAACTTGCAAATCAGAACATTCTTAATTTCTAGGTTTGTCTTGTATCTCCATAACAAATTGTCCATTTATTGATGAGCGAACCACAATACGTCGTTGAACCCATGCACAAACACAATCCTTTTTAATAGAAATGGGGTTGATCAATGGATTCcacactcttcttgcacatgtaACACAAATCCATCATTATGATGTTCCTCTTCCTCAGGTTGTCCAGAGTCAAAAATTTCACTAATGCTGTCGTCCACacaagtttttaagttttaaattttcagTTAGATATTTTTAGGTtacttattcttattattattctgTTCAGCAGGATACTTCTACATTATTCAtatttcttctatatatatatatatatacacacacacacacactacacTCCACACCATTCACCATTAAAAGGTTTGGAATTCGTTCTATGGAGTTTCACAACAAATCCTTGTTAGCTATAATTGGTTGGAAGTTGACTACTAGCTAGTACTAATCAACCCATTCTTTGGGTCGATGCTCTTAGGAGTAAATATCTCAATAATGGTACATCTTTCTTGAATGCTTCTTTTtaaccccttgttttttttggatttggaaAGGGTTGTTGAATAATAGACCGATTGTTATGAAGGGTGCTTGTCTCTCCATTTCTAGTGGGGAGAATGTTGATATTTGGAATTCCCCATGGATTCCTTCTTTACCAACTTTTAAGCCCAGCCGAATGTTAACTTACTTGACCTTCTTGCTTTTCTTGTGGCTGATTTATTTTTGCTTGGAGAAAGGTCTTGGAATACTCAGCTTTTGGGTGATCTTTTTGAGCCTTCCACGGTTCAAAGTATTCTTAGCATTTATCTTCCTCAGATTAACTCTCCCGACAAATGGATTTGGGCTCTCTCTCGAtcaggacttttttttttttccctgttaaGTTTGCTCATGAGATTTCTCTTCCTGCTGGTGGAAGAATATCTCCCATTTTTCTCTGGGAGCTTGGTGTTGGGAGTAATTCTAAGATCGGCCCATCTAAAGAATTATAGGACTTTAGGTGATCGATCGGTACTGGCCCAAGGAGAATTGGCGGCCGTAAAGCCGAGACAACAGGACTCTCGGGTAGTCATATCCTAGGAGATAGACACCAAGTAGTCATCCCTGTAAAAACTATTCCCAATAATACACGACAAGAGGTACATACTGATTAAGTCCCGGGAATGCAGACATCTCGGAATTGAGAGTCAACTCAGTCAGTCAAGGCCCGGGACAAGCATGTCCTGGTAACTCAGGTCTCAGTCAGCCAAGGCTCAGGACAAGCATATCCCGGGAACTCAGCTATCAGTCAGCCAAGGCCTAGGACAAACATGCCCCAAAAACTCAAGTATCAACCTCATCCCAGGAAATCTGGATTAGAGCcatactccaagttgaattgaggTAGGAGTCACAATCTAGGTCCAATAAACCCGGTCAACAGTCCTATTCCCAATATAATTGGGATAAGACTCTCAGTCAAAATCTAATCCCTAAAGATCCGGAAATCCCTAAAGATCTAGAAATCCCTGAAGATCCGGGATCACTCTAAAGATCTGAACTAGATCCTACGTCTACTAAGAAACGAGGTCCAAATAAAACTCCGACAGCACTCCTAGGTCAAGAAAGAGCAGGAAACTTAATTCAGGTTGACCTCTATctttttgcctataaataagctcaTATTCCTTGTATAAACGacagactgattattttatACATTGAGCATACTTTTTCTCTCAGAATAtaatttaggcatcagagtgagaCCCCTGGGAGagtctcttaattttagttgttttgtagTGATCAGGAAGCGTGAAAAAATCAAAAACGCGTCGTTCATACTGTATTGAAAATTGTACCAACACTTGGCATTCCCTTTGGGGTCTCAAACTTCATACTAGGGTTAAGCATCTTCTTTGGAAGATTGCTTGGAACCTTCTACCATCACGGGACAACATTGGTAGGTTTGTTATCAAAACAGAGATTGATGCTtgggtttttcctttttgcaaAGGTCTCCAAGAGACCTTGTGTCATATTTTTTTGGATTGTGATTTGGCTATAATTCTTTGGAGGAATTCTCATTGGCCTTTAATCACTGGTGGTTTCTCTTCAAGACCAATTTCTGATTGGATTCTTGTAATTGTCAACCCTGCTGGTCTACTTGATATTCCTCTATCTGATACTTTTAGATTTCGGTTATTTTCAGCTCTTGCTTTGGATGTTCAGGAATAAACTAATTCATGAAGATTTACAGCTTGTGCCAGCCACTGCTTTTAAACAGATCCCTAAGTCCATGGCTATTCATCTCACTGCTTGGCATGCTTCCTCACTGCCCTCTCTCTGGCTCCCTCCATGAATAGGTAGTATAAAAGGAAATTTTGATGTGGCAGTTCGTGGCTCCTTTGTCGTTGCTGCAGCAGTTATTAGTGATGCTATGGGGAACGTCATTTTGGCAGCGACGCAGGAGCTACATGGAACTGATTCTCTCCAAGGGGAAGCCTTGGTTGCTCTTCTTACTGTTCAGGTAGCAGTTTCTTTCGAGTGTACTAGTCCTCAGCTCGAGGGTGATGCTTTGCTGGTGGAGCTTGTGATTAACAATCCTTCCTTAATTTCTTCTTGGTATTTTGTTCATTGTATTTCATATATCTACTGAGAcctctatatttttaaaagttgaaaTGCTTTGAAAGTATTTTGATGTGCCAATTTTCATACGCATACTTTAACTATATAAACCGCTTTCGATCGTGttttttgaagtattttcttgagatttatcattttctcTTCCATTTATATTAAAAGTGTGAAAGATATTCtcagcttttaatttttttcttattcaattaaaaaaagaataaagaataaaagaaaagaaaagaaacaaagaaatgagTCCCGATCTAGCGAGGTGTTCCCATCATCCTTGGTAAAGCAATTGCCCTAGTGGTAGGGTACTTTGCCACGTTAAAAAAATGGAGCCATCCCCATCAGCCAATATATGGTTATGCAGTTAAGTCGCATTAATGAGAGGAGTTACATACTACATACTGCCAATCTATCTCCTCAAAGGAATGGAATAGGATGGTACATAATTATTTCCCATTAAAATATCCATTACCTACCACTAGCCCTTCGATGAGATCGAATCAAACCGAGGATTAGAAAGAATAATGTGAGCGTCCGCTGTACCTGATAAATGCTCTTCCACTAATCTTATCATGAAATATGTGGTGCTAGACTAGACTGCTAATGAGCCATCCCAAGACAAACACGAAAAACCTAAGTCAGCGCTTTCAGACCACAGAGGCGGCCGGTTCAGCAAGGAACAGGACCAGAAACAGCACAGAACATAATGGGGATCGTTGAAGAAGCTCACAACGTGAAGATTTTGGGGTCCGGCGAGCGAAACATAGTACTAGCCCATGGCTTCGGCACCGACCAGTCGGTGTGGAAGAACCTTATTCCTCACCTCCTCGACGACAACCACCGGGTCATTTTGTACGATAATATGGGCGCCGGTACCACCAACCCGGATTACTTCGACTTCCAACGGTACTCGACGCTTGAGGGTTATGCGTACGACTTACTTGCCATTCTAGAAGAGCTTCAAGTTGATTCCTGCATTTTAGTGGCCCATTCAGTCTCGGCCATGGTCGGCGCCATCGCCTCCATCACTCGCCCCGATCTCTTCTCTAAGATCGTCATGCTCAGCGGCTCCCCGAGGTACGTAGGTAGATGtttgaaagtaaaaaaagttattcGGGTGAATAGACTGTAGTAAATACATGATCGATCTGATGATATGATAAGTTATtataatttatccaaaaaaaaaaaatatatatatatatatatatatatatatataattgatgaaTTTGAGCAGTCTGACCAATCATATCTTAATATTTTAGTAATCAAATCTTTTAACACCATTGATTGGAGTAAATTATTCAATAAGCTTTAATTAACACTATTGATTGGAGTAAATTATTCAATACATGTATATTTATTGGCCTCTGTgattactttttatattataaggTACTTGAATGATTTGGATTACTATGGAGGGTTCGAGCAAGAAGATCTAGACCAGCTATTCGAAGCGATGCGGTCAAACTACAAGGCATGGTGCTCAGGGTTCGCCCCACTAGCTGTGGGCGGGGACATGGACTCCGTTGCCGTCCAAGAATTCAGCCGGACACTGTTCAACATGAGGCCAGACATAGCCCTGAGCGTGGCCCAGACCATATTCCAAAGCGACATGAGACAAATACTAGGCCTGGTCACCGTGCCCTGCCACATAATTCAGAGCATGAAGGACTTGGCCGTGCCAGTCATGGTGTCGGAATACTTGCATCAGAACCTCGGCGGTGATTCCGTCGTGGAAGTCATGTCATCGGATGGTCATCTTCCCCAGTTGAGCTCGCCGGATGTCGTGACGCCGGTGCTTCTTAGGCATATTCGTTTCGATATTGCTGGATAATTTTAGTGTTTGCATTTGTTATTagtttgagtaatgctacatatcactcATTTGTCCTCTTTTTATCTTTataattgatgtaatttttaaaattaccaaatttatgatagatcactattgaattttgattcaatggtgattttaaaaggcatATCAAatttgaggggaaaaaaaaaacaaaagagtgaTGTGTAGCCTTACTTTATTAGTATTGGATTAATTTGTTATTGGACGAAAACAAGCCTCAAACCTGTTGTAGGTGGGTGGATCAGACAGTACTATCGTGGCACTATATTCAACACCTGGTCTCATTTCTCTCAAGAGACCCCAGTAGGGGCAGAATTTGAGCTAATGAGCTACACTGGGGGCACATAATCCTATTCTCTGTAGTACTCTTTGCgataagttgtttttttttttttttggcgagTATTTCTTTGCAATAATTAAGTTAATAACCGCCTTAATCTTTTGCTATTTTCATCCTAATCCGTGGTTGTTTACAATAACCATACATCTTAATCTTTAGATATTTACACTCTAATTAATCTTTGGTTCTTTATAAAATCCATCTTAATCTTTTGATAAATGGAGGGGCACCAACTGTGGGCGCGAACCTTCacgtgatttatttatttattttttttaaatataacattCATTCATTAAGAGCAGGGTTACAAAGATAATCTAAAGGGACGTGTACCCCAACAATAAACCCAAGTTGATAAAAACAGTGGCAATACTCATAACACCAATCAAAAACTTTGTGTGTTTAACTTCAAAGGAATAAAACAAATTTCGATTCTCTTTACCTTTGACAAATCCAAGGATTCGGTTGCATAAAGCGGATAAAGTACCAAAATAGTAGAGAGTAGGAGCATGACCTTTGAAAGAGCCTTCTACCCTGTCCAGAACAACAATCCCTTTACAGGAGTTGAGAGGCAGGTATTGATTTGACAATGAAAATTAACAACAGCCCTTTGCAGGGGTTAAGCGGCAGTGGGCACGgctaaaatcaaaataaaaactctaaagGAAGGGTCTCCCATAGagattaaaacctaaaaacagaAAAGCAAAAACTCGTAATAGATCATTAGCGGCAGGCAGAGGAAGGCAGAGAGTGCTAGCAGAAGAGATCCGCTAGCCGGCACGTGAAGACCATGTGCCGGCAATAAATGTCGGGGGGATGCGGACGACCGCGGGAGACTGGCAAGGGCGGAGGAAGGCGGTGGAGAGCAGCACGCGCGGCGTAGGGCAGACCACGCATTGGCGCATGTGGGACACGATTTGGTGCGTGATGGCCGGATTGAGAAACGGCTAATGGCAGAGCGAAGCAGATCGAGAGAGCTTGGATCGCAGTGGACTGACGCGTGTGACAGTGGGACTTCCTAAAGTAAACAGatctaatttgtaaaaaataaagtccaaGAACTTCAAGAAATCGGTGGATCCACGGCTGGTGCTTTAAACCGATCCATCTGCGGTGGAGAGCCGGCGATGATGTTGAAATGAGAGGATGATGACCTCCAAAGAGGCAGTTAAAGCCTCAAGAgagacaagaaaaagaagaaggaaagggagaggaggagggagcggGTTTCACTCCTCCTCAACAACCAAAGGAGTTTGGGAAGCTTTCACGAAATataggagagaaagagagcttcaGGCTCTCTCCTCCACTTGATTTTGAATTGTTAGGTATAATGAACGCCAATTATGTTTGACAAGCGTTATGCTTGACAGTGTGAATATAGAGTAATGCTCAAGCGTTATTTTCGGTCTTTGCTCTCCTTCATCAATGGAAATGAAGTTTTATGTAGTCTCCTGTTATATGGGTTGAGGCATCATATCATTTGTAAACTATCTAagtgactattttttttttttttgaacaaatagcatgtgctatttcAAGTCTAAAATGCCCGAAGGCTACATCGTGAGCAATGAGGGACATACCCCCCACACTCtcttaagtcagaaggatctgacttaaaaaacaattatatatgtAGAATCccaaattttactaaaattacaatcagcccctaacaaagaaaattctaataaaacCTGAGCCACACATAGGCAATTGTACCtagaaacaagagaatacacaaacacatctaGCAAAAATTTCAACCCAACACGTCGGAGAATAACACTGTCTTCGCCGGAGACCGGCGCGTGTACGACACGCGCCTCCCCCGAAACCGCCAACCAACAGATCAATCCCCCAGAGCCCCGCCACCGCCTTTGCCCGGCGAAAAAACTCCGGAACGAGACCTCCACGCGCCCGACGAAGAGGAAACTTAACTGGCGCGTGACGATCACGCGCAGGCCACCAATGATCCCGACAACCGGAACAAACAGCAGCGGAACAAGGCGACGCCGGTGAACCCATCTGAGCGGCGCGTGTCTCTAGAAAGCCGATGGCTAAGCGTAGATCTAGCATCCAAAGAAAGACAGATTAGGCACAAAACGCCCTCCACCGGCGAGACAAAAACGAAAACAAGTGCACCCCGCCGGATGCCTCGGGAAGAACTTCCTGCCAGAGAAgacgaaaagaaagaagaaaacaaaacaaataaacacaaAACTCCAGAGTCCGGAGGACTCGGAGAACATCAACTCCACAGCCTAAACGGCTGGGAGAACAACACCAAACCCCATGGAATATACCACGGGGGAAGCAAAAAACACCACCGGGGAAGGGAGGCGAACAAACCCCCCTTCCCGGCGAACAGCAGACATCAAGCTTGTGATCAGATCAGGCGCACTCGAGAGAGTCTCTGGGAGAACTAGATATTGAGAGCTCACATCTAAGTGACTATTAAATTCTCTCCCAATATATTTTTGAGTGCTCTTAAACTTGGATTTTATGAGTATTATTACAGTAATTATAGTAGTGTACCAATTAAAAATGAGGTTACATATAGCCTCCTATTAGATGGGTTGAGGTATCATATCATTTGTCAACGATCTAAGTGACTATTAATTTCTCTCCCAGTGTATTTTTGAGTGCTCTTAAACtttgaattttatatttattatcacAATAATTATAGTAGTGTACCAATTAAGTGAGGAACTGATATTTTAATTTCGCtttgcaatttatttttctaaaatcttTAGTTGTTTAGAGTTAAACATGGTCTTTTTTATCCTCAATACTTTTGTATCACacctctatttaatttttttatttttttttataacacatctatatttaaattaattatatattttaaatgttctTACCTCTTGAGTTCCCTTTGAAAACTCATAAA carries:
- the LOC133864859 gene encoding probable esterase KAI2, whose product is MGIVEEAHNVKILGSGERNIVLAHGFGTDQSVWKNLIPHLLDDNHRVILYDNMGAGTTNPDYFDFQRYSTLEGYAYDLLAILEELQVDSCILVAHSVSAMVGAIASITRPDLFSKIVMLSGSPRYLNDLDYYGGFEQEDLDQLFEAMRSNYKAWCSGFAPLAVGGDMDSVAVQEFSRTLFNMRPDIALSVAQTIFQSDMRQILGLVTVPCHIIQSMKDLAVPVMVSEYLHQNLGGDSVVEVMSSDGHLPQLSSPDVVTPVLLRHIRFDIAG